The Halalkalicoccus sp. CGA53 genome window below encodes:
- a CDS encoding transposase has product MVEAVSTGLPAYFTITDARTHESTQLLTGPWVENVMLLFDQAYFDYRTMDLINANGGWFLTRLKPNSNPEITNEFRKWRGNAISMEGKQVQEILDDHHRDVINVGGEDNFDDESTTARLRLPLIRSVPSGSGTKRNNTITSTSRICRLKSIARLISRSSIRRAGSERSLRLLLLQGAP; this is encoded by the coding sequence GTGGTCGAAGCCGTCAGCACGGGACTTCCAGCTTACTTTACCATCACAGACGCGCGTACCCACGAGTCAACGCAACTCTTGACCGGTCCATGGGTTGAGAACGTCATGCTGTTGTTCGATCAAGCCTACTTCGACTACAGGACGATGGATCTCATTAATGCCAACGGCGGCTGGTTCCTCACGCGACTCAAGCCCAACTCAAACCCCGAAATCACCAATGAATTCAGGAAATGGCGTGGCAACGCCATTTCCATGGAAGGGAAGCAGGTTCAGGAGATCTTGGACGATCATCACCGAGACGTCATCAATGTCGGGGGGGAAGACAACTTTGACGACGAGTCTACAACGGCACGGCTTCGTTTGCCGTTGATACGTTCCGTGCCATCGGGGTCTGGAACGAAGAGGAACAACACTATTACCTCTACATCACGAATCTGCCGGCTGAAGAGTATCGCGCGCCTGATATCGCGAAGTTCTATCAGGCGCGCTGGATCCGAACGCTCGTTGCGCTTGCTCCTTTTACAGGGTGCGCCATGA
- a CDS encoding YbbN family protein encodes MQEILPKLESWGVISGFFSEGEMKFSEEYIELFEQKKKHVEEINDPAKIFRSTPLEGVNLENFNDLDKEFTAHLLVINQISSDIADEMLVKLSILLHNSMTGLERLDGLDETFFPVHPRQLSLFTSIFDPLIVFVWTDNSKPCEKMAGRIQNVKNKMDIDIIVASVHGPTDPYFLKNDWGLKAAPTTLTIENSQVTCRMLGVRSEEAIERELALLEI; translated from the coding sequence ATGCAAGAGATATTACCAAAACTGGAAAGTTGGGGAGTGATCAGCGGATTCTTCTCAGAGGGGGAGATGAAGTTTAGCGAGGAATATATCGAATTATTTGAACAAAAGAAAAAACACGTGGAAGAAATCAATGATCCCGCAAAAATATTTCGATCGACTCCTCTGGAGGGGGTCAACCTCGAAAATTTTAATGATTTAGATAAGGAATTCACAGCACACTTACTTGTCATAAATCAAATTTCTTCGGATATTGCAGATGAGATGCTCGTCAAACTATCGATATTGTTGCACAACTCCATGACGGGATTGGAACGACTCGACGGGCTTGATGAAACGTTTTTTCCTGTACATCCACGTCAGCTTTCATTATTCACCTCAATTTTTGATCCTTTGATTGTGTTTGTTTGGACGGACAATAGCAAACCATGTGAGAAAATGGCTGGTCGCATCCAAAATGTTAAAAATAAAATGGATATTGATATTATTGTCGCCTCTGTGCATGGACCGACCGATCCATATTTTCTTAAAAATGATTGGGGTTTAAAAGCTGCACCAACCACACTAACCATCGAAAATTCTCAAGTTACCTGCAGAATGCTCGGTGTAAGATCAGAGGAAGCAATTGAACGCGAATTG